One Sylvia atricapilla isolate bSylAtr1 chromosome 24, bSylAtr1.pri, whole genome shotgun sequence genomic window carries:
- the LOC136371213 gene encoding microtubule-actin cross-linking factor 1, isoforms 6/7-like, with protein sequence MGKPLSRPDCLRQNRTCLGKGEDEDGYIEDCYVPQRSIYDTMRINEQIDQGSKLNQLSKSTLGKGDGSTISSNGTLGAANVFESRPPEPKKLDERVIFDQLKLSSDVSKPAPAPPKRRPNPEKKENVNRRSWKSFMPPNFTEFAERMGASLSEVSEAGASNPSLRDKRDSSAMLAEQPGQPDHGEPMSESLTLEHVSKSSGAAEALAAKQFGGDGPRDERQAMLNAGDSRVRDLARARRLPSATWPRARKNFIRGNFNDGHQETLEASESDSTVENVNLSPCLSEELLDTGLDILITSNLREKTESELRFEEDERWVMMEEWEEATLSERGKAVLVAEEKRSCCLADISEEREQSTAPEDGSAPSPGTSLSCTSPGGGGSACCTEDAAVQCGVEDFAPVLERSASPTGPELSDTDSVQMFLELEEQCLNEDGGSGVVPSSLEVQMSPMDSEGLDPNPAKLAGLVVEEGQHRAPLDISASDSAVVSDLEDFDVTCSSQVLSTLEPLTEPFSERDTLAVTPTDSDGGASPSPVAMAGLGSLLECSPALVGEVDPDPLVDPEFLAGGTPCPGTGAHPAAGLGGDGYPSAPVGWGEDNPDLLPEGTCPGQVSPCQPPAPDTAMEELGSPPRHSQAGLEGMDPFRTHHLLPGRTEVANWDVPELVSEGEATDLGSGSGAEGWTHPPESGDVCCGSLLPFHAGSASEPGSKAPTTFPVPVEDLPWEMVSLGHGLSLEGAAHTERCPVEVAVTHGGTAAAVLQPGDVDMLFAPSWEVPCPASPAAPEEPPGTLSIAGPAIPWDFGELPAPTHPLSPGDVAVLEPQAQRMPPPTEDPTVDAEEPPGATTTAMPLMVEELLEAPPPFADVPAATVPPPPASEPLSSGAGDLSGDPVPLVVALGDRDDFAIVVVPPILEHLPAEAVALEDDPVASTSAAGLAPWEGPPGAFSPFPEGPTTPELLGTPFATAPRAQTLPRAVLRGPLRPRSFGGALSLCPSEGQGTSGAEGALGPALVAEGPPALPDGFVPDNEYIVVTQMEITDFRKTFLAGSWQGVPIFEAENISGKRNL encoded by the exons ATGGGCAAACCACTGAGCCGGCCAGACTGTTTACGGCAGAACCGCACTTGCCTGGGGAAGGGCGAGGATGAGGATGGTTATATAGAGGATTGCTACGTGCCCCAGAGATCCATATACGACACCATGAGGATTAACGAGCAGATCGATCAGGGATCGAAGCTCAACCAGCTCTCCAAGAGCACCCTCGGCAAGGGCGATGGCAGCACCATATCCAGCAACGGGACTCTGGGAGCTGCCAACGTCTTCGAGTCCAGGCCACCAGAACCCAAAAAGCTGGATGAGAGAGTCATCTTCGACCAGCTGAAACTCAGCAGCGACGTCTCCAAGCCGGCGCCGGCTCCTCCAAAGAGGCGGCCGAACCCCGAGAAGAAGGAGAACGTCAACCGGCGCTCGTGGAAGTCCTTCATGCCACCCAACTTCACCGAGTTCGCCGAGAGGATGGGGGCTTCGCTGAGCGAGGTGTCGGAGGCAGGAGCTTCCAACCCTTCCCTGCGGGACAAGCGGGATTCCAGCGCCATGCTGGCCGAGCAGCCGGGCCAGCCCGACCACGGCGAGCCCATGTCCGAGTCTCTCACCTTGGAGCACGTCTCCAAGTCATCTGGCGCGGCGGAGGCTCTGGCGGCCAAGCAGTTCGGCGGGGATGGTCCCCGGGATGAGCGCCAGGCCATGCTGAACGCTGGTGACAGCCGTGTCAGGGACCTGGCCAGGGCCCGCCgcctccccagtgccacctggCCACGGGCCAGGAAGAACTTCATCAGGGGAAACTTCAACGATGGGCACCAGGAGACCCTGGAGGCCTCCGAGTCGGACTCTACGGTGGAGAACGTCAACCTCTCTCCGTGCCTTAGTGAAGAGCTGCTGGATACGGGGCTGGATATTCTCATCACCTCCAATCTCAGGGAGAAAACGGAGTCTGAGCTGAGATTTGAGGAGGACGAGCGCTGGGTGATGATGGAGGAGTGGGAGGAGGCGACGCTGTCAGAGAGAGGAAAGGCTGTTCTGGTggcagaggagaagaggagcTGTTGCTTGGcagatatttctgaagaaagGGAACAATCCACTGCTCCAGAGGAtggctctgcccccagcccgGGGACCTCCCTGTCCTGCACATCCCCAGGGGGTGGTGGCAGCGCGTGCTGCACTGAGGATGCAGCGGTGCAATGTGGGGTTGAGGACTTTGCTCCAGTTTTGGAACGCTCAGCCAGCCCCACGGGCCCCGAGCTGTCCGACACGGACTCGGTACAGATGTTCCTGGAGCTGGAAGAGCAGTGCCTGAATGAGGACGGCGGCAGTGGAGTTGTCCCCAGCTCCCTGGAGGTTCAGATGTCCCCAATGGACTCGGAGGGGCTGGACCCAAATCCGGCCAAACTGGCCGGGTTGGTGGTTGAAGAGGGTCAGCACCGGGCCCCCTTGGATATCAGCGCCTCGGACTCTGCCGTTGTGTCAGATCTGGAGGACTTCGAtgtcacctgcagctcccaggtgcTGAGCACGCTGGAGCCCTTGACAGAGCCCTTCTCAGAAAGGGACACCTTGGCTGTTACCCCGACGGACTCGGATGGAGGGgcctcccccagccccgtggccatggcagggctggggtccCTCCTGGAATGCTCCCCAGCGCTGGTGGGGGAGGTTGATCCTGACCCACTGGTGGACCCGGAGTTTTTGGCCGGTGGGACTCCAtgtcctggcacaggggcaCATCCAGCTGCTGGACTGGGGGGAGATGGGTACCCCAGTGCTCCAGTGGGGTGGGGTGAAGATAACCCAGACTTGCTTCCTGAGGGGACCTGTCCTGGCCAAGTgtccccctgccagcccccagctccGGACACAGCGATGGAGGAGCTGGGGTCCCCCCCAcggcacagccaggctggccTTGAGGGCATGGATCCGTTCAGGACCCATCACCTTCTCCCTGGAAGGACTGAGGTCGCCAACTGGGATGTCCCAGAACTGGTTTCTGAGGGTGAAGCCACAGACTTGGGATCAGGGAGTGGAGCTGAGGGCTGGACTCATCCACCAGAGAGTGGAGATGTTTGCTGTGgttctctgctgcctttccacGCTGGCTCTGCATCAGAGCCAGGCTCCAAGGCTCCCACAACATTCCCGGTGCCTGTTGAGGATCTCCCATGGGAAATGGTTTCTCTGGGCCATGGCCTGTctctggaaggggctgcccacACAGAGAGGTGCCCCGTGGAGGTGGCTGTCACACatggggggacagcagcagccgtcctgcagccaggagatgTGGACATGCTGTTTGCCCCCAGCTGGGAGGTCCCGtgtcctgccagcccagctgcccctgAAGAGCCTCCTGGCACATTGTCCATTGCAGGGCCTGCCATCCcatgggattttggggagctTCCTGCTCCGACCCACCCACTTTCACCAGGAGATGTGGCTGTCCTGGAGCCCCAGGCTCAGAGGATGCCACCACCCACCGAGGATCCTACCGTGGATGCCGAGGAACCTCCAGGAGCCACCACCACTGCCATGCCCTTGATGGTGGAGGAGCTTCTGGAAGCTCCACCACCCTTCGCTGACGTGCCTGCTGCCACTgtgccaccaccaccagcatCTGAGCCCCTCTCCTCGGGTGCTGGGGACCTCAGTGGTGACCCCGTGCCATTGGTGGTGGCCTTGGGGGACAGAGATGACTTTGCCATCGTGGTTGTGCCGCCCATCCTGGAGCACCTGCCCGCTGAAGCGGTGGCTTTGGAGGATGACCCTGTTGCGAGCACatctgcagcagggctggcacctTGGGAGGGTCCCCCTGGTGCCTTCTCACCCTTCCCAGAGGGTCCCAccaccccagagctgctggggacacccttTGCCACAGCACCCAGGGCACAAaccctccccagggctgtgctgaggggtCCCCTCCGTCCCCGCAGCTTTGGGGGTGCcctttccctgtgccccagcgagggacaggggacatcaGGCGCAGAGGGAGCCCTCGGCCCTGCTCTGGTGGCAGAAGGgccccctgctctcccagaTGGATTCGTTCCAGATAACGAG TACATTGTGGTCACTCAGATGGAAATCACGGACTTCAGAAAAACCTTTCTCgctggctcctggcagggagttcCCATctttgaagcagaaaatatatCAGGAAAGAGAAACCTGTAA